A portion of the Parasteatoda tepidariorum isolate YZ-2023 chromosome 5, CAS_Ptep_4.0, whole genome shotgun sequence genome contains these proteins:
- the LOC107453161 gene encoding RNA-binding protein 5 isoform X2 produces MGSRRSERFDRENRERRGRDENYSYRETDINPLIFSGPIPLNLNQSSTGGRFSGGSYRSDYSPESSRSRSRDNYSYDDEDRRHRHRERDRYERDYDRGRDRSRERDRGRDRTRDRSYERDEERRDRERERIARERDWREEIPNNTLMVRGLDVSVTENEIREEVLRFGLEPKDIRLIREKGTGASRGFAFVEFQLLSEAVRWKELTKGTVIFRGSNRASLHYSIPKDLLGAERYMLNKADWDCPKCGMSNFKRRDYCFKCNSAREDSFDWQQGDCYNEISTSPSNTLLFGNLDVLTTEGRVLAMLGQLTTLPIKSLRVAKDSLTNTSRGYAFVELNSTSEAIQLYELLLSMGGNFFVDGRQVTVSYAKRSLASRNSSGNANAASVALAAAQWTNQKQDDGYDQYYGVTSSTGSSTNASGDNSQNPSMESSVPNQAQMASLGTIIVNGVSYYKYPLPDISTYQYDESSGYYYDSATGLYYDANSQYYYNSETQSYLYWSGDHQTYLPVTSSETTITSPPTSATAQANSNSTSGENEEEKNKNKKEEKLDKVKIAKKIAKDMEKWAKTLNQKKENAKLGIVASPPIVIAPSIVMNNDLSRHSATADAGFAILEKRTSLAERSALMAERENKITTVTAPKTALVSYGDDSDSDTETDTTPVDIKKPINNKVDESKFIDLSKMACLLCKRQFPNKDVLTKHTQLSDLHKKNLAKILGST; encoded by the exons ATGGG GAGTAGAAGATCTGAAAGATTTGATCGTGAAAATAGAGAACGTCGAGGAAGAgatgaaaattatagttatagaGAA actgACATAAATCCACTTATTTTTTCCGGTCCTATACctcttaatttaaatcaatcatcaACTGGAGGACGA ttcagtgGAGGTAGTTATCGGAGTGATTACAGTCCTGAAAGTTCTAGATCAAGATCAAGGGATAACTATAGTTATGATGATGAAGATAGGCGTCATCGACACAGAGAAAGAGATCGCTATGAAAGAGACTATGATCGTGGACGGGATCGTAGTCGAGAACGGGATAGAGGTCGTGACAGAACAAGAGATCGATCGTATGAAAGAGATGAAGAACGTAGAGATAGAGAAAGGGAAAGAATAGCTCGTGAAAGAGATTGGCGGGAAGAAATACCAAATAACACTTTGATGGTTAGAGGATTAGATGTTAGTGTTACAGAAAATGAA atTCGGGAAGAAGTGCTACGATTTGGTTTGGAACCAAAGGACATCCGTCTCATTCGTGAAAAAGGAACAG GTGCCTCTCGCGGCTTTGCTTTTGTGGAGTTTCAGTTACTATCCGAAGCCGTTCGTTGGAAGGAACTTACCAAG GGAACTGTTATATTCCGTGGCAGTAACAGAGCTAGCTTGCACTATAGTATACCTAAAGATTTGCTTGGAGCTGAACGCTACATGTTGAATAAAGCAGATTGGGACTGCcctaaa tgtgGTATGAGCAACTTTAAGAGAAGAGATTATTGTTTCAAGTGTAATTCAGCTAGAGAAg ATTCATTCGATTGGCAGCAAGGTGACTGTTACAATGAAATAAGTACTTCTCCATCTAACA CTTTACTATTTGGGAATCTTGATGTCTTGACTACAGAGGGAAGAGTTCTTGCAATGCTTGGACAGTTGACCACTCTCCCCATCAAGAGTTTAAGAGTTGCTAAGGATTCCTTAACAAATACGTCTCGTGGCTATGCCTTTGTTGAATTGAATTCAACCTCTGAAGCTATTCAGTTATATGAACTTCTGCTATCTATGGGAGGGAATTTTTTTGTGGATGGACGACAGG ttactGTATCTTATGCAAAAAGGTCTTTAGCATCTCGGAACAG ttcCGGAAATGCTAATGCAGCTAGTGTTGCACTTGCTGCTGCTCAATGGACGAACCAG AAACAAGATGATGGATATGACCAGTATTATGGTGTAACATCTAGTACAGGTAGCTCCACAAATGCTTCTGGTGACAACTCacaaa atCCTAGCATGGAGTCATCAGTACCAAACCAA gCACAGATGGCTAGTCTTGGGACAATCATCGTTAATGGTGTTTCATATTACAAATATCCATTACCTGATATATCGACTTATCAGTACGATGAGTCATCTGGCTACTACTATGATTCAGCAACTGGTCTTTATTATGATGCAAATTCGCAGTACTATTATAATTCTGAAACTCAATCATACCTTTATTGGTCTGGTGATCACCAAACTTATTTACCTGTTACTTCTTCAGAAACTACAATAACCTCGCCTCCTACTTCTGCTACTgctcaag CTAATTCAAACAGCACAAGTGGAGAaaatgaggaagaaaaaaacaaaaataagaaggaagaaaaacttgataaagtaaaaatagcCAAGAAAATAGCAAAG gatATGGAAAAATGGGCCAAGacattaaatcagaaaaaagaaaatgctaaaCTTGGCATTGTTGCTAGTCCTCCCATTGTAATTGCTCCCAGCATTGTTATGAATAATGACTTATCCAGGCATTCTGCAACAGCAGATGCTGGTTTTGCTATCCTTGAAAAACGCACATCTTTAGCAGAAAGGAGTGCATTGATGGCCGAACGGGAAAACAAGATTACCACTGTTACAG CTCCCAAGACTGCTCTTGTTTCTTATGGAGATGACAGCGATTCTGATACTGAGACTGATACAACCCCTGTAGATATTAAGAAGCCCATCAATAATAAAGTAGATGAATccaaatttatagatttatcgAAAATGGCATGCTTACTATGCAAACGACAATTTCCTAATAAAGATGTGCTTACAAAACATACGCAGTTATCAGATTTACATAAG aaaaaccttGCAAAAATCCTTGGCAGCAC
- the LOC107453161 gene encoding RNA-binding protein 5 isoform X1 — translation MGSRRSERFDRENRERRGRDENYSYREGENNNNNNDSSRKPLLHFTTDINPLIFSGPIPLNLNQSSTGGRFSGGSYRSDYSPESSRSRSRDNYSYDDEDRRHRHRERDRYERDYDRGRDRSRERDRGRDRTRDRSYERDEERRDRERERIARERDWREEIPNNTLMVRGLDVSVTENEIREEVLRFGLEPKDIRLIREKGTGASRGFAFVEFQLLSEAVRWKELTKGTVIFRGSNRASLHYSIPKDLLGAERYMLNKADWDCPKCGMSNFKRRDYCFKCNSAREDSFDWQQGDCYNEISTSPSNTLLFGNLDVLTTEGRVLAMLGQLTTLPIKSLRVAKDSLTNTSRGYAFVELNSTSEAIQLYELLLSMGGNFFVDGRQVTVSYAKRSLASRNSSGNANAASVALAAAQWTNQKQDDGYDQYYGVTSSTGSSTNASGDNSQNPSMESSVPNQAQMASLGTIIVNGVSYYKYPLPDISTYQYDESSGYYYDSATGLYYDANSQYYYNSETQSYLYWSGDHQTYLPVTSSETTITSPPTSATAQANSNSTSGENEEEKNKNKKEEKLDKVKIAKKIAKDMEKWAKTLNQKKENAKLGIVASPPIVIAPSIVMNNDLSRHSATADAGFAILEKRTSLAERSALMAERENKITTVTAPKTALVSYGDDSDSDTETDTTPVDIKKPINNKVDESKFIDLSKMACLLCKRQFPNKDVLTKHTQLSDLHKKNLAKILGST, via the exons ATGGG GAGTAGAAGATCTGAAAGATTTGATCGTGAAAATAGAGAACGTCGAGGAAGAgatgaaaattatagttatagaGAA ggagaaaataataataataataatgattctaGTAGGAAGCCTCTTCTACATTTTACT actgACATAAATCCACTTATTTTTTCCGGTCCTATACctcttaatttaaatcaatcatcaACTGGAGGACGA ttcagtgGAGGTAGTTATCGGAGTGATTACAGTCCTGAAAGTTCTAGATCAAGATCAAGGGATAACTATAGTTATGATGATGAAGATAGGCGTCATCGACACAGAGAAAGAGATCGCTATGAAAGAGACTATGATCGTGGACGGGATCGTAGTCGAGAACGGGATAGAGGTCGTGACAGAACAAGAGATCGATCGTATGAAAGAGATGAAGAACGTAGAGATAGAGAAAGGGAAAGAATAGCTCGTGAAAGAGATTGGCGGGAAGAAATACCAAATAACACTTTGATGGTTAGAGGATTAGATGTTAGTGTTACAGAAAATGAA atTCGGGAAGAAGTGCTACGATTTGGTTTGGAACCAAAGGACATCCGTCTCATTCGTGAAAAAGGAACAG GTGCCTCTCGCGGCTTTGCTTTTGTGGAGTTTCAGTTACTATCCGAAGCCGTTCGTTGGAAGGAACTTACCAAG GGAACTGTTATATTCCGTGGCAGTAACAGAGCTAGCTTGCACTATAGTATACCTAAAGATTTGCTTGGAGCTGAACGCTACATGTTGAATAAAGCAGATTGGGACTGCcctaaa tgtgGTATGAGCAACTTTAAGAGAAGAGATTATTGTTTCAAGTGTAATTCAGCTAGAGAAg ATTCATTCGATTGGCAGCAAGGTGACTGTTACAATGAAATAAGTACTTCTCCATCTAACA CTTTACTATTTGGGAATCTTGATGTCTTGACTACAGAGGGAAGAGTTCTTGCAATGCTTGGACAGTTGACCACTCTCCCCATCAAGAGTTTAAGAGTTGCTAAGGATTCCTTAACAAATACGTCTCGTGGCTATGCCTTTGTTGAATTGAATTCAACCTCTGAAGCTATTCAGTTATATGAACTTCTGCTATCTATGGGAGGGAATTTTTTTGTGGATGGACGACAGG ttactGTATCTTATGCAAAAAGGTCTTTAGCATCTCGGAACAG ttcCGGAAATGCTAATGCAGCTAGTGTTGCACTTGCTGCTGCTCAATGGACGAACCAG AAACAAGATGATGGATATGACCAGTATTATGGTGTAACATCTAGTACAGGTAGCTCCACAAATGCTTCTGGTGACAACTCacaaa atCCTAGCATGGAGTCATCAGTACCAAACCAA gCACAGATGGCTAGTCTTGGGACAATCATCGTTAATGGTGTTTCATATTACAAATATCCATTACCTGATATATCGACTTATCAGTACGATGAGTCATCTGGCTACTACTATGATTCAGCAACTGGTCTTTATTATGATGCAAATTCGCAGTACTATTATAATTCTGAAACTCAATCATACCTTTATTGGTCTGGTGATCACCAAACTTATTTACCTGTTACTTCTTCAGAAACTACAATAACCTCGCCTCCTACTTCTGCTACTgctcaag CTAATTCAAACAGCACAAGTGGAGAaaatgaggaagaaaaaaacaaaaataagaaggaagaaaaacttgataaagtaaaaatagcCAAGAAAATAGCAAAG gatATGGAAAAATGGGCCAAGacattaaatcagaaaaaagaaaatgctaaaCTTGGCATTGTTGCTAGTCCTCCCATTGTAATTGCTCCCAGCATTGTTATGAATAATGACTTATCCAGGCATTCTGCAACAGCAGATGCTGGTTTTGCTATCCTTGAAAAACGCACATCTTTAGCAGAAAGGAGTGCATTGATGGCCGAACGGGAAAACAAGATTACCACTGTTACAG CTCCCAAGACTGCTCTTGTTTCTTATGGAGATGACAGCGATTCTGATACTGAGACTGATACAACCCCTGTAGATATTAAGAAGCCCATCAATAATAAAGTAGATGAATccaaatttatagatttatcgAAAATGGCATGCTTACTATGCAAACGACAATTTCCTAATAAAGATGTGCTTACAAAACATACGCAGTTATCAGATTTACATAAG aaaaaccttGCAAAAATCCTTGGCAGCAC